From a region of the Castanea sativa cultivar Marrone di Chiusa Pesio chromosome 10, ASM4071231v1 genome:
- the LOC142611919 gene encoding uncharacterized protein LOC142611919 encodes MDTKADEFSDETTCKEKAALGSYISDAELLPPSASSGCNGGQHASSEMSNVFSACSGRDSFSENIESKAALRSMDVSENIEMLIERLLMIKVTTNHPWRPNRESSQAVADFSSRSNQSEISSIRDVFGGASSLKGEPSDCSEEQTESSLKKVTTFRVGGQMQDVNIHAGSVKDDSEMNSGNPVIEAGSCSDQKVQVGNSRALVEEPQKWEHPSQSQLAGYNDKSITLEYEVCNISFLV; translated from the exons ATGGACACAAAGGCCGATGAATTTTCAGATGAAACCACATGTAAGGAAAAGGCAGCACTTGGGAGCTATATTAGTGATGCTGAACTGTTACCTCCTTCAGCAAGTAGTGGATGCAACGGTGGACAGCACGCAAGCAGTGAGATGAGTAACGTTTTTAGTGCATGTTCGGGTCGTGATTCATTCTCTGAAAACATAGAGAGTAAAGCTGCTTTAAGGTCTATGGACGTTTCAGAAAACATTGAGATGCTT ATAGAAAGGCTATTAATGATCAAAGTGACCACTAATCATCCTTGGAGGCCAAACAGAGAATCTTCACAAGCAGTAGCAGATTTTTCAAGCAGATCAAATCAATCAGAAATTTCTTCCATAAGAGATGTCTTTGGCGGTGCTAGCTCGCTGAAG GGAGAGCCTTCTGATTGCTCTGAGGAACAGACGGAatcatcattaaaaaaagtgaCAACATTCAGGGTTGGTGGTCAGATGCAGGATGTGAATATCCATGCCGGATCTGTGAAAGATGATTCTGAAATGAATAGTGGAAACCCAGTAATTGAAGCTGGATCATGTTCAGATCAAAAGGTCCAGGTTGGGAATTCTAGAGCGTTGGTTGAGGAACCCCAGAAATGGGAGCATCCTTCGCAATCCCAGCTTGCTGGCTATAATGATAAATCAATTACATTGGAGTATGAAGTATGTAATATTTCCTTCTTGGTATAG